The Flavobacterium sp. 123 genome contains a region encoding:
- a CDS encoding AraC family transcriptional regulator, with translation MGSQEIIKIENDFTLIRFQNDSETPFHAQHEVSSGLIQFHFGIKGKAKFIFNQGNYALELKEEKSLLLYNPQKELPLNLEVAPNSWVISVIVSIKKFHALFSTEADYIPFLSADNKDKKYYNEGNISPSMAIVLSQLFHYTLNPSIKNLYYKGKGYELLSLYFNRTEDPNAEQCPFLIDEENVLKIKKAKEIIIANMAEPPGLQELADQVGLNLKKLKMGFKQIYGDTVYGFLFDYKMDFARKLLDSGSYNVNEVGLKIGYSTGSHFIAAFKKKFATTPKKYLMSINPNM, from the coding sequence ATGGGTTCTCAGGAAATTATAAAAATCGAAAATGATTTTACGCTGATTCGTTTTCAAAACGATAGCGAAACACCTTTTCATGCCCAACATGAAGTAAGCAGTGGCTTGATTCAGTTTCATTTTGGAATCAAAGGAAAGGCTAAGTTTATTTTCAATCAAGGCAATTATGCATTAGAATTGAAGGAAGAAAAATCCTTGCTTTTGTATAATCCGCAGAAAGAATTGCCTTTGAATCTTGAAGTTGCGCCTAATTCATGGGTAATTTCAGTGATTGTTTCTATCAAAAAATTTCATGCTCTTTTTTCAACAGAAGCAGATTATATTCCGTTTTTGAGTGCAGATAATAAAGATAAAAAATATTATAACGAAGGAAACATCAGTCCATCAATGGCGATTGTCTTGAGCCAGTTGTTTCATTACACCCTAAATCCTTCTATTAAAAATCTATACTATAAAGGAAAAGGATACGAACTCTTGAGCTTGTATTTCAATAGAACCGAGGATCCAAACGCAGAACAATGTCCGTTTTTGATTGATGAAGAAAATGTTTTGAAAATAAAAAAAGCAAAAGAAATCATCATTGCAAATATGGCCGAGCCGCCAGGATTACAAGAACTAGCAGATCAAGTAGGCTTAAATTTGAAAAAACTAAAAATGGGTTTCAAACAAATTTATGGCGATACAGTTTATGGGTTTCTTTTTGACTACAAAATGGATTTTGCCCGAAAATTATTAGACAGCGGCTCCTATAACGTAAACGAAGTAGGACTGAAAATCGGGTACAGCACCGGAAGTCATTTTATTGCTGCGTTCAAAAAGAAATTTGCAACAACCCCAAAAAAATATTTGATGTCAATAAATCCAAACATGTAA
- a CDS encoding 3'-5' exonuclease: MIEKINLNNILFLDIETVPEAEDYNALDEEMKNLWDHKTQYQRKDEYTPEDFYDRAGIWAEFGKIVCISVGYFTIKGDIRNFRVTSFFGEEKKILHDFNNLLNNHFNQPQHVLCGHNAKEFDIPFLARRMIINNIAIPNKLNLFGKKPWEIPHLDTLELWKFGDYKHFTSLKLMCKILGIPSPKGDIDGSQVGHVFYVEKDIDRIVTYCEKDTIAVAQIFLRLRREDLLIEDEIIHV, translated from the coding sequence ATGATAGAAAAAATAAACCTCAATAATATTCTGTTTCTAGATATAGAAACTGTTCCAGAAGCCGAAGATTATAACGCTTTGGATGAAGAGATGAAAAATCTTTGGGATCACAAAACCCAATACCAACGCAAAGACGAATACACACCTGAGGATTTTTACGATAGAGCAGGAATTTGGGCTGAATTTGGTAAAATTGTTTGTATTTCGGTGGGTTATTTTACCATCAAAGGCGACATCCGAAATTTTAGAGTAACCTCTTTTTTTGGAGAAGAAAAGAAGATTCTACATGATTTTAATAATTTGCTAAACAATCACTTTAATCAGCCCCAACATGTTTTGTGTGGACATAATGCAAAGGAATTTGATATTCCATTCCTAGCCCGACGCATGATTATCAATAACATTGCAATTCCGAATAAACTGAATTTATTTGGCAAAAAGCCATGGGAAATCCCGCATTTGGATACGTTGGAATTATGGAAATTTGGCGATTACAAGCATTTCACTTCCTTAAAATTGATGTGTAAAATTCTTGGAATCCCTTCTCCAAAAGGAGATATTGATGGCAGTCAAGTCGGACATGTTTTTTATGTAGAAAAAGACATTGACCGTATTGTGACGTATTGCGAAAAAGATACGATTGCGGTTGCACAGATTTTCCTTCGCTTGCGTAGAGAAGATTTATTGATTGAGGATGAGATTATTCATGTGTAA
- a CDS encoding methylated-DNA--[protein]-cysteine S-methyltransferase — METTYIKTPLGITQITGDENGIAVISVSDEGVVSADIPFVLQEAVTQLNDYFEGKRTSFDFKLNPKGTEFQQKVWKGLLEIPFGKTCSYMDLSKKLGDVKAIRAVASANGKNPLWIVVPCHRVIGTDGSLTGYAGGLWRKKWLLEHETPSTQQSLF; from the coding sequence ATGGAAACAACCTACATTAAAACCCCTTTAGGAATAACACAAATCACAGGTGACGAAAACGGAATTGCAGTAATCTCCGTTTCAGATGAAGGCGTAGTTTCGGCGGATATTCCATTTGTTTTACAAGAAGCCGTTACTCAACTCAACGACTATTTTGAAGGAAAACGAACAAGTTTCGATTTTAAACTCAATCCAAAAGGTACTGAATTTCAGCAAAAAGTCTGGAAAGGATTACTCGAAATCCCTTTTGGGAAAACGTGTAGTTATATGGATTTGTCCAAGAAATTAGGCGATGTAAAAGCCATTCGCGCAGTAGCTTCTGCCAATGGTAAAAATCCGCTTTGGATTGTTGTTCCCTGTCACAGAGTCATCGGTACAGATGGTTCGCTAACGGGTTATGCAGGTGGATTATGGCGCAAAAAATGGTTATTGGAACATGAAACTCCTAGTACGCAGCAAAGTTTGTTTTGA
- the hemE gene encoding uroporphyrinogen decarboxylase — MIKNDLFLRALKGETVQRPPVWMMRQAGRYLPEFIALRDKYDFFTRCQTPELAAEITVQPIRRIAPDAAILFSDILVVPQAMGIEVLMKESFGPFLPNPIRTIQDVEKVIVPNIQETLGYVMDAVKLTKEMLNDEVPLIGFAGSPWTIFCYAVEGKGSKSFDLAKGFCFTHPEAAHVLLQKITDTTILYLKEKVKAGVDAVQIFDSWGGMLSPVDYQEFSWKYINQIVEALADDAPVIVFGKGCWFALGEMGKSKASALGVDWTCSPRNARYLSGGNITLQGNFDPSRLLSPIPVIKKMVHEMIDEFGKDKYIVNLGHGILPNIPVDHAKAFIDAVKEYNQ; from the coding sequence ATGATAAAAAACGATTTATTTTTACGCGCATTAAAAGGAGAAACTGTTCAACGTCCACCGGTTTGGATGATGCGTCAAGCGGGGAGATACTTACCTGAATTCATCGCTTTGCGTGATAAATATGATTTTTTCACTCGTTGTCAAACGCCAGAATTAGCTGCTGAAATCACGGTTCAACCTATTCGTAGAATTGCACCAGATGCGGCAATTTTGTTCTCGGATATTTTGGTAGTACCACAAGCTATGGGAATTGAGGTGTTGATGAAAGAAAGTTTTGGTCCATTTTTACCTAATCCGATTCGTACCATTCAGGATGTCGAAAAAGTGATTGTTCCTAACATTCAGGAAACTTTGGGTTATGTAATGGATGCTGTGAAATTGACTAAAGAAATGTTGAATGACGAAGTACCATTAATTGGTTTCGCTGGTTCACCATGGACAATTTTCTGTTATGCAGTAGAAGGTAAAGGATCTAAAAGTTTTGATTTGGCCAAAGGATTTTGTTTTACACATCCAGAAGCAGCACATGTTTTATTGCAAAAAATCACCGATACTACTATTTTATATTTGAAAGAAAAAGTAAAAGCAGGAGTTGATGCCGTTCAGATTTTTGATTCTTGGGGCGGAATGCTTTCTCCAGTTGATTATCAAGAATTCTCTTGGAAATACATCAACCAAATCGTAGAAGCTTTGGCAGATGATGCTCCAGTAATTGTTTTCGGAAAAGGATGTTGGTTTGCGCTTGGCGAAATGGGAAAAAGTAAAGCTTCTGCTTTAGGAGTTGATTGGACTTGTTCTCCAAGAAACGCAAGATACTTGTCTGGTGGAAACATAACGTTACAAGGAAATTTTGATCCAAGTCGTTTGCTTTCTCCGATTCCGGTAATTAAGAAAATGGTTCACGAAATGATTGACGAATTCGGAAAAGACAAATACATCGTAAATTTAGGTCACGGAATTTTACCAAATATTCCTGTGGATCACGCGAAAGCATTTATTGATGCGGTGAAAGAATACAATCAATAA
- the hemF gene encoding oxygen-dependent coproporphyrinogen oxidase: MKNKFYQYIQNLQDQICAGLEASDGQAKFREDLWERPEGGGGRTRVIENGKVFEKGGVNISAVHGKLPDSMQKLFNVGEADFFACGLSLVLHPKNPMTPTVHANWRYFEMYDDNGNVIQQWFGGGQDLTPYYLFEEDAVHFHQTCKTACDKHNLDFYPKYKKQCDGYFWNAHRNEARGIGGLFFDYCKANEDMSMENWFNFVTEVGNSFLQAYVPIVEKRKNLPYTPEQRTWQEIRRGRYVEFNLVHDKGTLFGLKTNGRIESILMSLPPRVQWHYDHHPVSGSEEEKLLKVLENPRDWL; this comes from the coding sequence ATGAAAAATAAATTTTACCAATACATACAAAACCTTCAAGACCAAATCTGTGCAGGATTAGAAGCGTCTGACGGTCAAGCCAAATTTAGGGAAGACCTTTGGGAAAGACCAGAAGGAGGAGGCGGAAGAACGCGAGTAATTGAAAACGGAAAAGTTTTTGAAAAAGGCGGAGTTAATATTTCGGCAGTCCACGGAAAATTGCCTGATTCTATGCAAAAATTATTCAATGTAGGCGAAGCTGATTTTTTTGCCTGTGGCTTGAGTTTGGTTTTGCATCCAAAAAATCCAATGACACCTACAGTTCACGCTAATTGGCGTTATTTCGAAATGTACGATGACAACGGAAATGTAATCCAGCAGTGGTTTGGTGGCGGACAAGATTTGACACCTTATTATTTGTTTGAAGAAGACGCTGTTCATTTTCATCAAACCTGTAAAACAGCTTGTGACAAACACAATTTGGATTTTTATCCAAAATATAAAAAACAATGCGATGGGTATTTCTGGAATGCACACCGCAACGAAGCACGAGGAATTGGAGGATTGTTTTTTGATTATTGCAAAGCAAATGAAGATATGTCAATGGAAAATTGGTTCAACTTTGTAACCGAAGTTGGAAATAGTTTCCTTCAAGCTTATGTTCCAATTGTCGAAAAAAGAAAAAATTTACCTTATACTCCAGAACAAAGAACGTGGCAGGAAATCCGTCGTGGTCGTTATGTGGAGTTTAATTTGGTTCATGATAAAGGCACACTTTTCGGACTAAAAACTAACGGTAGAATTGAATCTATTTTAATGTCATTACCACCACGTGTGCAATGGCATTACGACCATCATCCAGTTTCTGGAAGCGAAGAAGAGAAATTATTGAAAGTATTAGAGAATCCAAGGGATTGGCTTTAG
- the hemC gene encoding hydroxymethylbilane synthase: MTKIIRIGTRDSELALWQAHTVAKKLNDLGYKTEIVAVKSEGDIILDKPLYELGITGIFTKTLDIAMINGQVDIAVHSMKDVPTALPIGIVQAAVLERANTLDILVHKGNLDFLNGTGTIATGSLRRQAQWWNKYPNHTVVDLRGNVNTRMQKLQESDWSGAVFAAAGLERINLKPTNFINLDWMIPAPAQGAMLVVAMANDDFTKEAVSQLNHIETEICTHIERQFLKTLEGGCTAPIGALAKYNEKDDTIEFRGVLFSIDGKEKIEVDKIVPIEQWKKLGFESAKEILENGGAVLMKTIKETLKK; encoded by the coding sequence ATGACAAAAATAATACGCATAGGAACTCGCGATAGCGAACTCGCGCTTTGGCAAGCCCATACCGTAGCCAAAAAATTAAATGATTTAGGATATAAAACAGAAATTGTAGCCGTAAAATCTGAGGGCGATATCATTCTTGACAAACCTCTTTACGAATTAGGAATTACTGGAATTTTTACAAAAACATTAGATATTGCCATGATCAATGGTCAGGTTGATATTGCTGTGCATTCCATGAAGGATGTTCCTACGGCATTACCAATTGGGATTGTTCAGGCAGCAGTTTTAGAAAGAGCCAATACATTGGATATTTTAGTTCACAAAGGAAACCTTGATTTTCTTAATGGAACTGGAACTATTGCTACCGGAAGTTTGAGACGCCAAGCACAATGGTGGAACAAATATCCCAATCATACTGTAGTTGATTTGCGTGGAAATGTAAATACACGCATGCAAAAATTGCAAGAAAGCGATTGGAGCGGAGCTGTTTTTGCAGCGGCAGGATTAGAAAGAATCAATTTGAAACCAACAAATTTTATTAATTTAGATTGGATGATTCCAGCACCAGCACAAGGAGCAATGCTTGTTGTTGCTATGGCAAATGATGATTTTACCAAAGAGGCTGTGTCACAATTGAATCATATTGAAACAGAAATTTGTACGCATATCGAAAGACAATTTTTGAAAACATTAGAAGGTGGTTGTACAGCCCCGATTGGAGCTTTAGCAAAATACAATGAAAAAGACGACACCATCGAGTTTAGAGGTGTTTTGTTCTCTATAGATGGAAAAGAAAAAATAGAAGTTGATAAAATTGTTCCTATCGAACAATGGAAAAAACTAGGATTCGAATCAGCGAAAGAAATTTTAGAAAATGGAGGAGCGGTTTTGATGAAAACAATTAAGGAAACGCTAAAAAAATAA
- the hemA gene encoding glutamyl-tRNA reductase has protein sequence MKNNIAAKHLYFYSVGLSYKKADAEIRGEFSLDTLAKTRLLEQAKQEGIESLIVTSTCNRTEIYGFAEHPFQLIKLICENSQGSVEAFQKVGFVYKNQEAINHLFRVGTGLDSQILGDFEIISQIKTSFAESRSLGLINTYLDRLINSTIQASKKIKNETEISSGATSVSFASVQYIMKNVENIGNKNILLFGTGKIGRNTCENLVKHTKNDHITLINRTKDKAEKLAGKLNLIVKDYSELHLELQKADVVVVATGAQNPTIDKAILNLKKPMLILDLSIPKNVNENVKDLEGVTLIHMDHLSEMTDETLENRKAHIPAAEAIIEEIKEEFVVWTKARKFAPTIHALKKKLNAIKDSELNFQSKKIADFNEEQAEIISNRIIQKITTHFANHLKEETTMVDESIEWIEKVFHIEATAK, from the coding sequence ATGAAAAATAACATCGCAGCAAAGCATCTCTATTTTTACTCCGTTGGGTTAAGCTATAAAAAAGCGGATGCCGAGATCAGAGGTGAATTTAGTTTAGACACTTTGGCCAAAACACGTTTGTTAGAACAAGCAAAACAAGAAGGCATAGAAAGTTTAATCGTAACATCTACTTGCAACCGTACAGAAATATATGGTTTTGCAGAGCATCCATTTCAATTAATAAAATTAATTTGCGAGAACAGTCAAGGTAGTGTTGAAGCGTTTCAAAAAGTAGGTTTCGTATATAAAAACCAAGAAGCAATAAATCATTTGTTTCGAGTAGGAACAGGATTAGACAGTCAAATTCTTGGTGATTTTGAAATCATTTCCCAAATAAAAACCAGTTTTGCAGAGTCTAGATCTTTAGGTTTAATCAATACCTATTTAGATCGATTGATTAATTCAACGATTCAAGCAAGCAAAAAAATAAAAAACGAAACCGAAATCAGTTCAGGTGCTACCTCAGTATCTTTCGCATCGGTGCAGTACATCATGAAGAATGTAGAGAACATTGGAAACAAAAACATTCTACTTTTTGGAACTGGAAAAATCGGTAGAAATACCTGTGAAAATTTAGTAAAACATACTAAAAATGATCACATCACTTTAATCAATAGAACCAAAGATAAAGCAGAAAAATTAGCGGGAAAGCTAAATTTGATTGTAAAAGATTATTCAGAATTGCATCTAGAATTGCAAAAAGCAGATGTAGTTGTGGTGGCTACTGGAGCACAAAACCCGACTATCGATAAAGCAATTTTGAATTTGAAAAAACCAATGTTGATTTTGGATTTATCTATTCCAAAAAATGTCAATGAAAACGTGAAAGATTTAGAAGGCGTTACCTTGATTCATATGGATCATTTATCTGAAATGACGGATGAAACATTAGAAAATAGGAAAGCTCACATTCCTGCTGCTGAAGCAATCATTGAAGAAATTAAAGAAGAATTTGTTGTTTGGACAAAAGCCAGAAAATTTGCACCAACAATTCATGCTTTAAAGAAAAAATTAAATGCGATTAAAGATTCTGAGCTGAATTTTCAAAGCAAAAAAATTGCCGATTTCAATGAAGAACAAGCCGAAATCATCAGCAATAGAATCATCCAAAAAATAACTACACACTTCGCAAATCATCTTAAAGAGGAGACAACCATGGTCGATGAAAGTATCGAATGGATTGAAAAAGTGTTCCATATTGAAGCGACTGCAAAATAA
- a CDS encoding uroporphyrinogen-III synthase, producing the protein MRNSIQILATKILSANQKQELVKAHFQVIEADFIKTETENFELTELNDNLIFTSQNAVRSFLKNPKQEELKSKNVFCVGLKTKILLSEAGFNVVAYTGYASDLAEIITLIYANESYTFFSGNLRKDTLPKALAEAGIKFNEIQVYKTSLTPHKIKETVDAILFFSPSGVESYLKENKIKKETCFCIGETTAEALGKITKNIVIANQPSIEDVIEDVIEEFK; encoded by the coding sequence ATGCGAAATTCAATTCAAATTTTAGCTACCAAAATTCTTTCTGCAAATCAGAAACAAGAATTAGTAAAAGCCCATTTTCAGGTAATCGAAGCGGATTTTATCAAAACCGAAACCGAAAATTTTGAATTAACGGAGCTCAATGATAATCTGATTTTTACCAGTCAGAATGCAGTTCGAAGTTTTTTAAAAAACCCAAAACAGGAGGAATTAAAATCCAAAAATGTTTTTTGCGTTGGCTTAAAAACTAAAATACTATTGTCAGAAGCTGGATTTAATGTAGTGGCTTATACTGGATATGCTTCGGATTTAGCTGAAATCATTACTTTGATTTATGCGAATGAAAGTTATACGTTTTTCAGCGGAAATTTGAGAAAAGATACATTGCCAAAAGCTTTGGCGGAAGCCGGAATAAAATTCAATGAAATCCAGGTTTATAAAACGTCTTTAACTCCTCATAAAATAAAAGAGACAGTAGATGCTATTTTGTTTTTTAGCCCATCAGGAGTTGAAAGTTATCTAAAGGAAAATAAGATTAAAAAAGAAACCTGTTTTTGTATTGGGGAAACCACTGCTGAAGCATTAGGAAAAATAACAAAAAACATTGTAATTGCAAATCAGCCAAGCATTGAAGATGTGATTGAAGATGTAATCGAAGAATTTAAATAA
- the hemH gene encoding ferrochelatase: MKGVLLVNLGSPESPTPKDVKPYLDEFLMDKYVIDVPFLLRALLVRGIILQTRPKKSAAAYAKIWWDEGSPLVVISKRMHEKVKQQVEIPVALAMRYGNPSLLSGLQELHDKGVNEVMLFPLYPQHAMASTTTILELAEDLRKKHFPEMKFTIVPAFYNKPDYIKNLADSIKSHLENFEYDHLLFSYHGIPERHIRKTDITKSHCKIDGSCCNKPSPAHEFCYRHQCYETTKQVVKLLGIPEGKYSQTFQSRLAGDKWLTPYTDVEVNKMPEKGIKNLAVVTPAFVSDCLETLEEIAMEANHEFKEHGGENFMAIPCLNDSDDWCKTVSNWITEWATVEKVIV, from the coding sequence ATGAAAGGCGTATTATTAGTCAATTTAGGTTCTCCAGAAAGTCCAACTCCAAAAGATGTAAAACCATATTTAGATGAATTTTTAATGGACAAATACGTCATTGACGTTCCGTTTTTATTAAGAGCATTATTGGTTCGAGGAATAATACTTCAAACAAGACCTAAAAAATCTGCAGCAGCTTATGCTAAAATATGGTGGGACGAAGGTTCGCCTCTTGTGGTTATTTCAAAAAGAATGCATGAAAAAGTAAAACAACAAGTTGAAATTCCTGTTGCATTAGCCATGCGCTACGGAAACCCTTCCTTATTATCAGGATTACAAGAATTACATGATAAAGGTGTAAACGAAGTAATGCTTTTTCCATTGTATCCACAACATGCTATGGCTTCAACCACAACAATTTTGGAACTAGCAGAAGACTTGCGTAAAAAACATTTTCCAGAAATGAAGTTTACAATTGTTCCTGCTTTTTACAACAAACCAGATTACATAAAAAACCTAGCCGATTCCATAAAAAGTCATTTAGAAAATTTTGAATATGACCATTTATTGTTTTCGTATCACGGAATCCCAGAGCGTCATATTCGTAAAACAGATATAACTAAATCACATTGCAAAATTGATGGTTCTTGTTGCAACAAACCATCACCTGCACACGAATTTTGTTACCGTCATCAATGTTATGAAACTACGAAACAAGTAGTCAAATTATTAGGAATTCCAGAAGGAAAATACAGTCAAACCTTTCAATCTCGCTTAGCTGGTGATAAATGGTTAACACCTTACACTGATGTTGAAGTTAACAAAATGCCAGAAAAAGGGATTAAAAATCTCGCTGTTGTAACTCCTGCTTTTGTATCTGATTGTTTAGAAACTTTAGAGGAAATTGCCATGGAAGCCAATCATGAATTTAAAGAACATGGAGGCGAAAATTTTATGGCTATTCCTTGTTTAAATGACAGCGACGATTGGTGTAAAACAGTTAGTAACTGGATAACTGAATGGGCCACCGTTGAAAAAGTAATCGTTTAA
- the hemB gene encoding porphobilinogen synthase — MFPLQRGRRLRVNESIRSLVRETSLSPSDFMFPMFIAEGENLQVEIPSMPGIFRRSIDLTVKEVKELFDLGIRAVNIYVKVSEDLKDNTGKEAWNPNGLMQNAIRAIKTACPEMIVMPDVALDPYSIYGHDGIIEKGDVANDATNDALVKMAVSHAQAGADFVAPSDMMDGRVLRLRQGLDAAGFHHVGIMSYSAKYASAFYGPFRDALDSAPVDNAEIPKDKKTYQMDYANRIEAIKEVLWDVEEGADMVMVKPGIAYLDIVREVKNAVNVPVTVFHVSGEYAMIKAAAERGWLDNDKIMMEQLMCIKRAGASLISTYFAKEAAILLQK; from the coding sequence ATGTTTCCATTACAAAGAGGTAGAAGATTACGCGTTAACGAATCCATAAGAAGTTTGGTTCGTGAAACCAGTTTAAGTCCATCGGATTTTATGTTTCCTATGTTTATTGCAGAAGGCGAAAACCTGCAAGTGGAAATTCCTTCTATGCCGGGAATATTTCGTCGCTCGATTGATTTAACCGTCAAAGAAGTCAAAGAATTATTTGATTTAGGCATTCGTGCGGTAAATATATATGTAAAAGTCAGTGAAGATTTAAAAGACAATACAGGAAAAGAAGCTTGGAATCCAAATGGTTTAATGCAAAACGCCATTCGCGCCATCAAAACCGCATGTCCTGAAATGATTGTAATGCCAGATGTGGCTTTAGACCCATATTCTATTTATGGTCATGACGGAATCATTGAAAAAGGAGATGTTGCAAACGATGCAACAAATGATGCTTTGGTAAAAATGGCCGTTTCTCATGCTCAGGCAGGAGCTGATTTTGTAGCGCCTTCAGATATGATGGACGGACGCGTATTGCGTTTGCGTCAAGGCTTAGATGCTGCCGGTTTTCATCATGTTGGAATCATGAGCTATTCGGCTAAATATGCTTCGGCATTTTACGGGCCGTTTCGTGATGCTTTGGATAGTGCACCAGTCGACAATGCTGAAATTCCAAAAGATAAGAAAACCTACCAAATGGATTATGCAAACCGCATTGAAGCCATCAAAGAGGTACTTTGGGATGTTGAAGAGGGCGCTGATATGGTAATGGTAAAACCTGGAATCGCCTATCTTGATATTGTACGCGAAGTCAAAAATGCCGTAAATGTACCCGTAACCGTTTTTCATGTTTCGGGTGAATATGCTATGATTAAAGCTGCTGCCGAAAGAGGTTGGTTGGATAATGACAAGATTATGATGGAGCAATTAATGTGCATCAAACGTGCCGGTGCGAGTTTGATTTCGACATATTTTGCCAAAGAAGCTGCAATACTATTACAAAAATAA
- a CDS encoding MATE family efflux transporter — MTVTAEELGSQNIKTLLIKQAVPSSIGILFMSVNILIDTIFVGQWIGSLAIAAVTVVLPITFLISSLGMAIGVGGGSVLSRALGANHKEKALYTFGNQIVMTLLLSALFSLFGIIFSDQMLLLFGAKGAIMEPAKEFFFPIILSVPFLALCMMGNNIIRAEGKAKFAMIAMIIPAFVNIALDVLFIKILHLGMFGSAMATAISYFMCFVFVLWFFLFKSELALKARHFKLKITIIKEITQLSFVTFSRQGVVSILAIILNHTLYTYGGEHSVAVYGIISRMLMFALFPILGITQGFLPIAGFNYGAQNYERVKESILISIKYAAILATAIFIIILLFAKPIVAVFTTDPKVIAETPEALLWVFAASPIIAIQLIGAAYFQAAGKAKKALFLTLSKQGFFLIPLVLILPDFLGIFGVWVAFPIADVLSTVITGYFLKKEMNINLIQPEDGLL, encoded by the coding sequence ATGACCGTCACCGCCGAAGAATTAGGCTCACAAAATATTAAAACCCTCTTGATAAAACAAGCGGTTCCTTCTTCTATTGGCATTTTATTCATGTCGGTTAACATATTAATTGATACCATTTTTGTCGGGCAATGGATTGGTTCTTTGGCCATTGCAGCAGTAACCGTAGTGCTTCCTATTACCTTCTTGATTTCGTCATTAGGAATGGCTATTGGTGTGGGCGGAGGTTCTGTACTTTCGAGAGCCTTAGGCGCGAATCATAAAGAAAAAGCACTATACACATTTGGCAATCAAATTGTCATGACTTTGTTATTGTCTGCTTTATTTTCTCTTTTTGGAATTATTTTTAGCGATCAAATGCTTTTGTTATTTGGCGCTAAAGGCGCCATTATGGAACCTGCTAAAGAATTCTTTTTCCCTATTATTTTGAGCGTTCCTTTTTTGGCATTATGCATGATGGGAAATAATATTATCCGAGCAGAGGGGAAAGCAAAATTCGCAATGATTGCTATGATTATTCCCGCTTTTGTCAATATTGCTTTAGACGTTCTTTTTATAAAAATATTGCATTTAGGGATGTTTGGTTCTGCAATGGCAACGGCTATTTCTTATTTTATGTGTTTTGTTTTTGTATTGTGGTTTTTTCTCTTTAAAAGCGAATTAGCTTTAAAAGCACGACATTTTAAACTTAAAATTACCATTATAAAAGAGATAACGCAACTAAGTTTTGTTACTTTTTCAAGACAAGGTGTTGTGAGTATTTTGGCCATCATTCTCAATCATACTTTATACACTTATGGCGGAGAACATTCCGTTGCAGTTTACGGAATCATAAGCCGAATGCTAATGTTTGCTTTGTTTCCCATTCTAGGAATTACGCAAGGGTTTCTTCCAATTGCGGGTTTTAATTATGGCGCTCAAAATTATGAAAGAGTCAAAGAAAGCATTCTTATTTCAATAAAATATGCCGCCATTTTAGCGACGGCTATTTTCATAATTATTCTGCTTTTCGCAAAACCAATTGTAGCCGTTTTTACAACTGATCCAAAAGTAATTGCAGAAACTCCTGAAGCACTACTTTGGGTCTTTGCAGCTTCCCCAATAATAGCGATTCAATTGATTGGAGCTGCTTATTTTCAAGCTGCCGGAAAAGCAAAAAAGGCCTTATTTTTGACTTTGAGTAAACAAGGTTTTTTCTTAATCCCATTAGTACTTATACTGCCCGATTTTTTAGGTATTTTTGGTGTATGGGTTGCCTTTCCTATTGCCGATGTTTTATCAACTGTAATTACTGGCTATTTTTTAAAAAAAGAAATGAATATCAATTTAATTCAACCAGAAGATGGACTCTTATAA